DNA from Lagenorhynchus albirostris chromosome 3, mLagAlb1.1, whole genome shotgun sequence:
ggaaaaaagaaaaggaaagaaagaagaaaggaaagaaggaaaaaaggaaggaaggaaggaaggaagaaagggaaagaaagaaagaaaagaaaagaaagaaattggtttACCGTGATGAGCACAGGAGAGAAAGCTCTAATTATAAAATGTTGCAAACTAAGTAATAATATTCTGTTAATTCCAGCTATCTCTTATTCACACTGTCTTCTAATCTATTTTATGTACTCTGTTTAATTCCTCGTCCCTCAATCTCCACCTGTTGAAAAGAAGTCCAGGTTGATCTCACTTAGGccatatttttgcattttaatctgATATTTCAACCAAAGGATCAAAGCAACCACAAAGAAGGGTCTGACTTTAAAGCTATATTCATCTTGGAGTATAAAATAGGCAgggattgtttattttatactcaGACCAAGTTGGTGCAGAGGAAAATTTCAATGCAGGCAAAGCAGGTGAGGGCAGGAAAGAGACAGCAGGGTGTGAAACAGTCTCTCCGTGGGCAGCTACCTTGTGCTATTTAAAATGAGGCTCAAcgtcagacctactgaatcagatttTCCTGGAGGGAGCGACCTGCCCATGGGTACCCATAGTGAGGTTTCCAGGTGATTTGTAGGAACACCTAGGTTTGAGAACCACAGGTATAGAGGGAAGAACAATGGAAGGTGAGTTAAAGGAAATGATTTATAGTTGTGGTTACTGTTTGTCCAATTTGAATCCAGTCCTTTAACTTCCAAGTTTCCCCTCTGAGCTCATCCTATTTTTCTCTATGCTCCCTTCCAATTCTGAACTTCTCCAGTTCTAAATGTTTCTCCGAACTTTgagtaagagaaaaaagaagggatgCTGCCATAACGGTTGCGGCCAGCTTGGATACTCACTTTGAGCCCCATGAGGTAGTAGAGGACACTGATGACCGTCATGGGGAGGATGTAGAAGAGGAAGGAGGTGACCTGGATAATGAAACTGTAGATCCACATGGGCTTAATGATCGTGCAGGTGGCAGAGCCCGGGACGAAGGACCCATTGGGGAAGTAGCGGAGCTCGATGCCGTGGATGCTGGTGTTGGGCAGAGACAAGAGAACAGAGAAGCCCCAGACGAGGCCGAGGATTCGGAGGGCCCGCCGCCGGGTGCTCTCCAGCTTGGCACGGAACGGGTGGAGGATGGCCACGTATCGCTCCACGCTGACCGCGGTGATGCTGAGGACAGAGGCGAAGCACACCGTCTCAAAGAGGGCCGTCTTGAAGTAGCAGCCCACGGGCCCAAAAAGGAAGGGGTAGTTGCGCCACATCTCATAGACTTCCAGGGGCATCCCGAGAAGCAGGACCAGGAGGTCGGAGACTGCCAAGCTGAAGAAGTAGTAATTGGTGGGTGTCTTCATAGTCTGGTGCCGCAGAATCACCAGGCACACCAGGAGATTGCCAGCGACCCCCACCACAAAAATCAGAGTATACACCACAGACACCGGCAGGAAGAGGTGGCTGCGTGGAGGCCCGCAGAGCAAAGCTAGGTAGTCATCAGTGTTGT
Protein-coding regions in this window:
- the NMUR2 gene encoding neuromedin-U receptor 2, translating into MEKHENVSWIYQKELEDPFKKYLNNTDDYLALLCGPPRSHLFLPVSVVYTLIFVVGVAGNLLVCLVILRHQTMKTPTNYYFFSLAVSDLLVLLLGMPLEVYEMWRNYPFLFGPVGCYFKTALFETVCFASVLSITAVSVERYVAILHPFRAKLESTRRRALRILGLVWGFSVLLSLPNTSIHGIELRYFPNGSFVPGSATCTIIKPMWIYSFIIQVTSFLFYILPMTVISVLYYLMGLKLRKDQPLEADEVTANIQRPSRKSVTKMLFVLVLVFAICWAPFHIDRLFFSFVEEWTESLAAVFNLIHVVSGVLFYLSSAVNPIIYNLLSRRFRAAFRNVITPSCKQRPSQNHPQGPSVQQNIFLTECHLVKLTEDVGPQFPCQLSICSSHFPTALCTGQALRKELSKS